In the bacterium genome, one interval contains:
- a CDS encoding ISNCY family transposase, which yields MSKRQWKRLDAVERIERGALTVGEAAEVLGLSKRQVRRLRRAVGRRGAKGVQHGNTGRAPKHRLGEAVREQILELRRKKYDGFNDQHFTEKLGDVEGVKVSRASVQRLLRAAGIGPPRRRRAPKHRRRRDRKPQAGLMILWDGSRHEWLEGRGPMLCLMGAIDDATGELLPGASFVEQECAAGYLRVLRAIAEAKGLPYSAYMDRHGSLKRNDAHWTLEEELRGVQDPTQVGRALAALEIEVIYALSPQAKGRVERLWGTLQDRLVSELRLVGATTVEEANAVLEAFRAEHNQRFAIPPAEATPAWRPVRRGTDLSRICSFQYEATVLNDNTVRIGGLVLDIPPGPRKRSYAGTRVEVRQLLDGSWRVYGGDTVIATAAATSPGALRTLKRRRRRPPSAASVGKTPVALRAPSVSPTDMIPSPPR from the coding sequence ACTGTCGAAGCGGCAGGTGCGACGGCTGCGGCGGGCGGTGGGGCGGCGTGGGGCGAAAGGAGTGCAGCACGGGAACACGGGGCGGGCGCCGAAGCACCGCTTGGGGGAAGCGGTGCGGGAGCAGATCCTGGAGCTGCGGCGCAAGAAGTACGACGGGTTCAACGACCAGCACTTCACCGAGAAGCTGGGGGACGTGGAAGGGGTCAAGGTCTCTCGGGCCAGCGTGCAGCGGCTGCTGCGCGCGGCGGGCATCGGGCCGCCGCGCCGGCGGCGCGCCCCGAAACACCGCCGGCGCAGAGACCGCAAACCGCAGGCGGGGTTGATGATCCTCTGGGACGGCAGCCGACACGAGTGGCTCGAGGGGCGCGGGCCGATGCTGTGCCTGATGGGAGCGATCGATGACGCGACCGGCGAGCTGCTGCCTGGGGCGTCGTTCGTGGAGCAGGAGTGCGCGGCAGGGTACCTGCGGGTGCTGCGAGCGATCGCGGAGGCGAAAGGACTTCCGTACAGCGCCTACATGGATCGGCACGGGAGCCTGAAGCGCAACGACGCGCACTGGACGCTGGAAGAGGAGTTACGCGGGGTCCAAGACCCGACGCAGGTGGGCCGGGCGCTCGCGGCCTTGGAGATTGAGGTGATCTACGCGCTGTCGCCGCAGGCGAAGGGCCGAGTGGAGCGGCTGTGGGGCACGCTGCAGGATCGGTTGGTCTCCGAGCTCCGGTTGGTGGGGGCCACGACCGTGGAGGAGGCCAATGCCGTGCTGGAGGCCTTTCGGGCGGAGCACAACCAGCGGTTTGCCATTCCCCCGGCCGAGGCCACCCCGGCGTGGCGGCCGGTGCGACGGGGGACCGATCTGAGCCGGATCTGCAGCTTCCAGTACGAGGCGACCGTGCTGAACGACAACACCGTGCGGATCGGCGGCCTGGTCCTCGACATCCCGCCCGGCCCGCGCAAGCGCAGCTATGCGGGGACGCGCGTCGAGGTGCGCCAGCTCCTCGACGGCAGCTGGCGCGTCTACGGCGGCGACACGGTGATCGCCACGGCCGCCGCCACCTCGCCCGGCGCCCTCCGCACGCTCAAGCGCCGGCGGCGGCGGCCGCCGAGCGCCGCCTCGGTGGGGAAAACTCCAGTCGCCCTGCGGGCTCCTTCCGTTTCCCCCACCGACATGATCCCGTCACCACCACGATGA
- a CDS encoding sigma 54-interacting transcriptional regulator: MAFEGGGAPSESTTRFRVLYDLACAFAARIELDELFPFVVGKCREVFDAMGASVLLLDADTNELYFPFVAEDDPTVLARLLELRFPADRGIAGWVLSHGSAVRVDDVQSDARFFTGIDHATGFTTRALLCAPLRTYQGVIGVIQVLNHKHGLPFSDDDLAFLEALAGSVAVAIENARLFARVKASEDLLRAQVGALRRDMAHRDRFHEIVGSSPAMLEVFQLMESAAATPITVLIEGETGTGKELVARGIHRASARAEAPFLAVNCAAVSETLLESELFGHRRGSFTGATQDHRGLFEAASGGTIFLDEVGEMPLAMQAKLLRVLQQGEIVPVGDTRPRKVDVRVVSATNRDLQAEVGRQAFRQDLYYRLAVFPITLPPLRQRREDIPVLVDRLLKKHADRHHTELRGVDPAAVDALQRYDWPGNVRELENVLERAVALARSNGVITTAYFPPKLRGSDVDRHAATPADLPATGPAPMTPLRQARAEFEADYIRRVLQANNRNVSRSARALGLSRVMLQKKMKEYGLREE; this comes from the coding sequence ATGGCTTTCGAAGGCGGCGGTGCGCCCAGCGAAAGCACCACGCGGTTCCGGGTGCTGTACGATCTCGCGTGCGCGTTCGCGGCGCGCATCGAGCTCGACGAGCTGTTCCCGTTCGTCGTCGGCAAGTGCCGCGAGGTGTTCGACGCGATGGGCGCCTCGGTGCTGCTGCTCGACGCCGACACCAACGAGCTCTACTTCCCGTTCGTCGCCGAGGACGACCCCACCGTCCTCGCCCGCCTGCTCGAGCTGCGCTTTCCCGCCGACCGCGGCATCGCCGGCTGGGTGCTGAGCCACGGCAGCGCGGTGCGGGTCGACGACGTCCAGTCCGACGCCCGCTTCTTCACCGGCATCGATCACGCCACCGGCTTCACCACCCGCGCCCTGCTGTGCGCGCCGCTGCGCACCTACCAGGGGGTGATCGGCGTCATTCAGGTCCTCAATCACAAGCACGGGCTGCCGTTCTCCGACGACGACCTCGCCTTCCTCGAGGCGCTCGCCGGCAGCGTCGCAGTGGCGATCGAGAACGCCCGCCTGTTCGCCCGGGTGAAGGCCAGCGAGGACCTGCTGCGCGCCCAGGTCGGCGCGCTGCGCCGCGACATGGCGCACCGCGACCGCTTCCACGAGATCGTCGGTTCGAGCCCCGCCATGCTGGAGGTGTTCCAGTTGATGGAGAGCGCCGCGGCGACGCCGATCACGGTGCTGATCGAGGGCGAGACCGGCACCGGCAAGGAGCTGGTGGCGCGCGGCATCCACCGCGCCTCGGCGCGCGCCGAGGCGCCGTTCCTCGCCGTCAACTGCGCCGCCGTGTCGGAGACGTTGCTCGAGAGCGAGCTCTTCGGCCACCGCCGCGGCTCGTTCACCGGCGCCACCCAGGACCACCGCGGGCTGTTCGAAGCGGCGAGCGGCGGCACCATCTTCCTCGACGAGGTCGGCGAGATGCCGCTCGCCATGCAGGCCAAGCTGCTGCGCGTCCTGCAGCAGGGCGAGATCGTTCCGGTCGGCGACACGCGGCCGCGCAAGGTCGACGTGCGCGTCGTCTCGGCGACCAACCGCGACCTGCAGGCCGAGGTCGGTCGCCAGGCGTTCCGCCAGGATCTCTACTACCGGCTCGCCGTGTTCCCGATCACGCTGCCGCCGCTGCGCCAGCGACGCGAGGACATTCCGGTGCTGGTCGACCGGCTGCTGAAGAAGCACGCCGACCGCCACCACACCGAGCTGCGCGGCGTCGACCCGGCGGCGGTCGATGCCCTGCAGCGCTACGACTGGCCCGGCAACGTGCGCGAGTTGGAGAACGTGCTCGAACGGGCGGTCGCGCTGGCGCGCTCGAACGGCGTCATCACCACCGCCTACTTTCCACCCAAGCTGCGCGGCAGCGACGTCGACCGCCACGCCGCCACCCCGGCGGATCTCCCCGCGACCGGCCCGGCGCCGATGACGCCGCTCCGCCAGGCGCGCGCCGAGTTCGAGGCCGACTACATCCGCCGCGTGCTGCAGGCCAACAATCGCAACGTCTCGCGCTCCGCCCGCGCCCTCGGGCTGTCGCGCGTCATGCTGCAGAAGAAGATGAAGGAGTACGGCCTGCGAGAGGAGT
- a CDS encoding DsbA family protein: MRIGTLTLLAVAVLATGGCDQKSAAPGGAAAPAAVQHAAAPAAAPAAAAPATEAGSDVLATAGNKTITRADVEASVKSELGEVEAARYKILRGGVDELVATALFEQEATARGVSLEQLQQTEIVEKVPAPSDDDVKKLYEDNKEQLGGQSFDEVKEKLVEYMKSRSAQGRYTEYIAELKKKYPTKIALRPPTVDVAVGELPPLGPADAKVTIIEFSDYECPFCKRAEASVEQVKETYGDKVRIAYRNYPLPFHQSARPAAQAALCANEQGKFWAMHDKLMAAKDLSAANLQQIASDVGLDRKKFDECVAAERGKEMIEQDLAAGQAAGVNGTPAFFINGRLLDGAQPFEKFQEIIDEELEAHG, encoded by the coding sequence ATGCGCATTGGCACCTTGACGCTGCTGGCGGTCGCCGTGTTGGCGACCGGTGGCTGTGACCAGAAATCGGCCGCTCCGGGCGGCGCGGCGGCGCCGGCGGCGGTCCAGCACGCGGCCGCCCCCGCGGCGGCGCCGGCAGCGGCAGCCCCAGCGACCGAGGCCGGCAGCGACGTGCTCGCGACCGCCGGCAACAAGACGATCACCCGCGCCGACGTCGAGGCGTCGGTGAAATCGGAGCTCGGCGAGGTCGAGGCCGCCCGCTACAAGATCCTCCGCGGCGGCGTCGACGAGTTGGTCGCCACGGCGCTGTTCGAGCAGGAGGCCACGGCGCGCGGCGTGTCCCTCGAGCAGCTCCAGCAGACCGAGATCGTCGAAAAGGTGCCGGCGCCGAGCGACGACGACGTCAAGAAGCTCTACGAGGACAACAAGGAGCAGCTCGGCGGACAGTCCTTCGACGAGGTGAAGGAGAAGCTGGTCGAGTACATGAAGAGCCGCTCCGCCCAGGGCCGCTACACCGAGTACATCGCGGAGCTGAAGAAGAAGTATCCGACGAAGATCGCGCTGCGGCCGCCGACGGTCGACGTCGCCGTCGGCGAGCTGCCGCCGCTCGGTCCCGCCGACGCCAAGGTCACGATCATCGAGTTCTCCGACTACGAGTGCCCGTTCTGCAAGCGCGCCGAGGCGTCGGTGGAGCAGGTGAAGGAGACCTACGGCGACAAGGTGCGCATCGCCTATCGCAACTACCCGTTGCCCTTCCATCAGAGCGCCCGCCCCGCCGCGCAGGCGGCGCTGTGCGCCAACGAGCAGGGCAAGTTCTGGGCGATGCACGACAAACTGATGGCCGCCAAGGACCTCTCGGCGGCCAACCTGCAGCAGATCGCCAGCGACGTCGGCCTCGACCGCAAGAAGTTCGACGAGTGCGTGGCCGCCGAGCGTGGCAAGGAGATGATCGAGCAGGATCTCGCCGCCGGCCAGGCCGCCGGCGTCAACGGCACGCCGGCGTTCTTCATCAACGGTCGCCTGCTCGACGGCGCGCAGCCGTTCGAGAAGTTCCAGGAGATCATCGACGAGGAGCTCGAAGCGCACGGGTGA